One genomic segment of Agromyces intestinalis includes these proteins:
- a CDS encoding CGNR zinc finger domain-containing protein, producing the protein MTVSTVSVPVGQWIVSPDGQRWWFDSGSLALDFGYTGGLAVEGSVGEQLHTPDDLGAWLRDRFPVAIGAARTRDLFDATMLRDAISRLALAASRGQELRGDDIDVINLVAATPDIPPTLAGGSRQAGRSVQTVGQAMSTIARDAVDLFSPDRLGRIRACSADDCGMVYLDTSRAATRRWCSMQRCGNRAKVRAHRARKLAKAA; encoded by the coding sequence GTGACCGTCTCCACCGTCTCCGTCCCCGTCGGCCAGTGGATCGTCTCCCCCGACGGCCAGCGCTGGTGGTTCGACTCGGGCTCGCTCGCGCTCGACTTCGGGTACACGGGCGGGCTCGCCGTCGAGGGGTCCGTCGGCGAGCAGTTGCACACGCCCGACGACCTGGGTGCCTGGCTGCGCGATCGCTTCCCCGTGGCGATCGGCGCGGCGCGCACGCGCGACCTGTTCGACGCGACCATGCTGCGCGACGCGATCTCACGGCTCGCGCTAGCGGCCAGTCGCGGGCAGGAGCTGCGCGGCGACGACATCGACGTCATCAACCTGGTCGCCGCGACCCCCGATATCCCGCCCACCCTCGCGGGCGGTTCCCGGCAGGCCGGGCGGTCGGTGCAGACCGTCGGTCAGGCGATGTCGACGATCGCGCGCGACGCCGTCGACCTGTTCTCGCCCGACCGACTGGGTCGGATCCGCGCGTGCAGCGCCGACGACTGCGGCATGGTCTACCTCGACACGTCGCGAGCGGCCACGCGTCGCTGGTGCTCGATGCAGCGCTGCGGCAACCGCGCGAAGGTGCGAGCGCACCGGGCCCGCAAGCTGGCGAAGGCAGCCTAG
- a CDS encoding SprT-like domain-containing protein — protein sequence MADLDAVRRWADALIALHLDPAEWSFGFDHAKKRAGLCNYTHRRITVSRYLAARYTDDEVHQILLHEVAHALAGERAGHGPKWAQIAAGLGYVGRRTHDGAVVSELAPWVGRCPAGHVHYRYRQPVRALSCGLCRRGFDRANLIVWRRREITPAMRRLAASATGASTTGESALPGDASTSPQPLR from the coding sequence ATGGCGGATCTGGACGCGGTGCGGAGGTGGGCTGACGCCCTCATCGCGTTGCACCTCGACCCCGCCGAATGGAGCTTCGGCTTCGACCACGCCAAGAAGCGTGCGGGCCTGTGCAACTACACGCACCGCCGCATCACCGTGTCGCGCTACCTCGCCGCCCGGTACACCGACGACGAGGTGCACCAGATCCTGCTGCACGAGGTCGCGCACGCGCTCGCCGGCGAGCGCGCCGGGCACGGGCCCAAGTGGGCGCAGATCGCCGCGGGCCTGGGGTACGTCGGCCGGCGCACGCACGACGGCGCGGTCGTCTCCGAGCTCGCACCCTGGGTCGGTCGCTGCCCCGCGGGCCACGTGCACTACCGCTACCGGCAGCCGGTGCGAGCGCTCAGCTGCGGGCTGTGCCGCCGCGGCTTCGACCGTGCGAACCTCATCGTCTGGCGCCGGCGCGAGATCACGCCCGCGATGCGGCGGCTCGCAGCGAGCGCGACCGGGGCGAGCACGACCGGCGAGTCAGCCCTCCCGGGCGACGCGAGCACCTCGCCGCAGCCGCTTAGATAG
- a CDS encoding PQQ-dependent sugar dehydrogenase — protein MGSAEARRATRHPPARLHPPARLRRSARLVAPTVALLAAAALAACSAGPTPTPSVLASPEASGPASPSPDPTLTAPATPSAPPVPMQQAGAPSTIATGLVSPWSVVRLPDGGVLVSERDTARIVEVGGDGSLRTVGDVPGVAPSGEGGLLGLAHRPTDGTDPAYLYAMFTAVDDNRIVRMPLSGGPGSYALGPPHDVLTGIAKAGNHNGGRLAFGPDGFLYATTGDAGVREASQDPASLSGKILRMTPEGAPAPGNPFGNQVWSLGHRNVQGIGWDASGGMWASEFGQNTWDELNRITRGGNYGWPVVEGIAGDGRFSDPVLQWPTSEASPSGLAIVGDTVFLAALRGERIWAVSPATGGPDASGTAPTPASWFPGEFGRIRDVVPGPGDELWFLTNNTDGRGSPGPDDDRLLRVPLAPVS, from the coding sequence ATGGGATCGGCCGAAGCACGGCGCGCGACGAGGCATCCGCCCGCCCGCCTGCACCCGCCCGCCCGCCTCCGCCGGTCCGCCCGCCTGGTTGCGCCTACCGTCGCGCTGCTCGCCGCCGCCGCGCTCGCCGCGTGCAGCGCCGGGCCGACGCCCACGCCGAGCGTGCTCGCCTCGCCCGAGGCATCCGGGCCGGCGTCGCCCTCGCCGGATCCGACGCTCACCGCACCGGCGACCCCGTCGGCTCCGCCCGTGCCGATGCAGCAGGCGGGCGCGCCGTCGACGATCGCGACCGGACTCGTCTCACCCTGGTCGGTGGTGCGCCTGCCCGACGGCGGCGTGCTCGTGAGCGAACGCGACACGGCGCGCATCGTCGAGGTCGGCGGCGACGGCTCGCTGCGCACGGTCGGCGACGTGCCGGGCGTTGCACCGTCGGGCGAGGGCGGGCTGCTCGGCCTCGCGCACCGCCCGACCGACGGCACCGACCCGGCCTATCTGTACGCGATGTTCACCGCGGTCGACGACAACCGCATCGTGCGCATGCCGCTCAGCGGCGGGCCCGGCTCGTACGCGCTCGGCCCCCCGCACGACGTGCTCACCGGCATCGCGAAGGCGGGCAACCACAACGGCGGGCGCCTCGCATTCGGCCCCGACGGATTCCTGTACGCGACCACGGGCGATGCGGGCGTGCGCGAGGCGTCGCAGGACCCGGCCTCCCTGAGCGGCAAGATCCTGCGGATGACCCCCGAGGGCGCACCCGCGCCCGGCAACCCGTTCGGCAACCAGGTCTGGAGCCTCGGACACCGCAACGTGCAGGGCATCGGGTGGGATGCCTCGGGCGGCATGTGGGCCAGCGAGTTCGGCCAGAACACGTGGGACGAACTCAACCGCATCACGCGCGGCGGCAACTACGGCTGGCCCGTAGTCGAGGGCATCGCGGGCGACGGCCGGTTCAGCGACCCCGTGCTGCAGTGGCCGACGTCGGAGGCCAGCCCGAGCGGGCTCGCCATCGTGGGCGACACGGTGTTCCTGGCCGCGCTGCGAGGCGAGCGGATCTGGGCGGTCTCGCCGGCGACGGGCGGGCCGGATGCCTCGGGCACGGCGCCGACCCCGGCGTCCTGGTTCCCCGGCGAGTTCGGACGCATCCGCGACGTGGTACCCGGCCCCGGCGACGAACTGTGGTTCCTCACGAACAACACCGACGGGCGCGGCTCCCCCGGCCCCGACGACGACCGCCTGCTGCGCGTCCCCCTCGCACCGGTGTCGTAG
- a CDS encoding LamB/YcsF family protein: MPARIDLNCDLGESTPARPIADEPLFGVVSSANVACGFHAGDDDTMRRSVELAIVHGVVLGAHPGYRDPDGFGRRELGTPADELAAELVAQLEALDGFARAAGQRVRYVKAHGALYHRLGVDEVAARAHAAAIAAFDPALAVLGAPGGALERAADAAGLRFAREAFADRGVRPDGSLVPRGEPGAVLADPAAAGRRAVDLAARDDVDSICFHGDSPGAAAIGRAVRDALEAAGFAVRSFATEPAA, encoded by the coding sequence ATGCCCGCGAGGATCGACCTGAACTGCGATCTCGGCGAGTCGACGCCCGCACGGCCGATCGCCGACGAACCGCTGTTCGGCGTGGTGTCGAGCGCGAACGTGGCGTGCGGGTTCCACGCGGGCGACGATGACACCATGCGCCGTTCGGTCGAGCTCGCGATCGTGCACGGCGTCGTGCTCGGCGCGCACCCGGGCTACCGCGACCCCGACGGATTCGGACGCCGCGAGCTCGGCACGCCGGCCGACGAGCTCGCGGCCGAGCTGGTCGCCCAGCTCGAGGCGCTCGACGGGTTCGCGCGTGCGGCCGGCCAGCGGGTTCGGTACGTGAAGGCGCATGGCGCGCTCTACCACCGGCTCGGCGTCGACGAGGTCGCCGCGCGCGCCCATGCGGCGGCGATCGCCGCATTCGATCCGGCCCTCGCGGTGCTGGGCGCGCCGGGCGGCGCGCTCGAACGGGCCGCGGACGCCGCGGGGCTGCGGTTCGCTCGCGAGGCGTTCGCCGATCGCGGCGTACGGCCCGACGGGTCGCTCGTGCCGCGAGGCGAGCCCGGTGCGGTGCTCGCCGATCCCGCTGCGGCGGGCCGACGCGCGGTCGATCTCGCCGCGCGCGACGACGTCGACTCGATCTGCTTCCACGGCGATTCCCCTGGGGCCGCGGCGATCGGCCGGGCGGTGCGCGACGCACTCGAGGCCGCCGGGTTCGCGGTGCGGTCGTTCGCGACGGAGCCGGCGGCGTGA
- a CDS encoding 5-oxoprolinase subunit B family protein has protein sequence MTRRILPSGEHALLVECADLPEVLALHDALDADRPAGLVELVPAARTVLVVIDPLRLPLESAERWIRRTVAGAPGGASGASGASGATGATAGADASVQTSPEPLVVPVVYDGPDLAETAASLGVTPDELVARHTSTRWRVAFIGFAPGFGYLVGDGWPFEVPRLASPRTRVPAGSVGLAGAFTGAYPRETPGGWRLIGRTESAVWDPTAAVPALLVPGRSVRFERVGA, from the coding sequence GTGACCCGGCGCATCCTGCCGAGTGGCGAGCACGCCCTGCTCGTCGAGTGCGCCGACCTGCCCGAGGTGCTCGCCCTGCACGACGCGCTCGACGCCGATCGGCCCGCGGGGCTCGTCGAACTGGTGCCCGCCGCTCGCACCGTGCTCGTCGTGATCGACCCGCTGCGCCTGCCCCTCGAGTCGGCCGAGCGGTGGATCCGGCGCACGGTCGCGGGCGCGCCGGGTGGTGCGTCGGGTGCGTCGGGTGCGTCGGGTGCGACGGGTGCGACCGCAGGCGCGGATGCCTCGGTTCAGACCTCGCCCGAACCGCTCGTCGTGCCCGTGGTCTACGACGGACCCGACCTCGCCGAGACCGCCGCGTCGCTCGGCGTGACGCCCGACGAACTGGTCGCGCGGCACACCTCGACGCGGTGGCGGGTCGCGTTCATCGGGTTCGCGCCTGGATTCGGCTACCTGGTCGGCGATGGCTGGCCTTTCGAGGTGCCCCGGCTCGCGTCGCCGCGCACGCGCGTGCCCGCCGGATCGGTCGGGCTCGCCGGGGCGTTCACCGGCGCGTACCCGCGTGAGACCCCCGGTGGGTGGCGACTCATCGGCCGCACCGAGTCGGCGGTGTGGGATCCGACTGCGGCCGTCCCGGCGCTGCTCGTTCCCGGGCGGTCGGTGCGATTCGAGCGGGTCGGCGCGTGA
- a CDS encoding biotin-dependent carboxyltransferase family protein gives MSAASGLEATSATEAPALEVLEPGPLALVEDLGRPGFAHLGVAPSGALDRGALAFANRLVGKPADAAGLELLGGGFRARFTASRWFAVTGAWGAVRLDGRRIAPDAAAHADAGSILELGTPERGLRWYLAVRGGLDEQPVLGSRSTDTLAGLGPRPVAAGRVLRFGAEPEASVPAFDGAGAPPPDGPVTLALRPGPRAEWFTDASRQALFDATWRCSPAADRVGVRLDGVPIERRVDGELPSEGTVPGSIQVPPSGLPVILLADRPVTGGYPVIAVVAEASLDAVAQLRPGQPVRFRHA, from the coding sequence GTGAGCGCGGCATCCGGGCTCGAGGCGACGAGCGCGACGGAGGCTCCCGCGCTCGAGGTGCTCGAGCCGGGCCCGCTCGCGCTCGTCGAGGATCTCGGTCGGCCGGGCTTCGCGCACCTCGGGGTCGCGCCGTCGGGTGCGCTCGACCGCGGCGCTCTCGCGTTCGCGAATCGCCTGGTCGGCAAACCCGCCGACGCGGCCGGCCTCGAGCTGCTCGGTGGCGGGTTCCGGGCGCGGTTCACCGCTTCGCGCTGGTTCGCCGTCACCGGCGCGTGGGGCGCGGTGCGCCTCGATGGGCGCCGCATCGCACCCGACGCGGCCGCGCACGCCGACGCCGGATCAATCCTCGAGCTCGGCACGCCCGAGCGCGGCCTGCGCTGGTACCTCGCGGTGCGGGGCGGCCTCGACGAGCAGCCGGTGCTCGGGTCGCGTTCGACCGACACGCTCGCCGGGCTCGGCCCCCGACCGGTTGCGGCCGGTCGAGTGCTGCGGTTCGGCGCCGAGCCCGAGGCATCCGTACCCGCTTTCGACGGCGCGGGCGCGCCGCCGCCCGACGGCCCCGTCACCCTCGCGCTGCGGCCCGGTCCGCGCGCTGAGTGGTTCACGGATGCCTCGCGGCAGGCGCTGTTCGACGCGACCTGGCGCTGCTCACCTGCGGCCGATCGGGTCGGCGTGCGGCTCGACGGGGTGCCGATCGAGCGCCGCGTCGACGGCGAATTGCCGAGCGAGGGCACGGTGCCCGGGTCGATCCAGGTGCCGCCGTCAGGGCTGCCGGTGATCCTGTTGGCCGATCGGCCGGTGACCGGCGGGTACCCCGTGATCGCGGTCGTCGCCGAGGCTTCGCTCGACGCCGTGGCGCAGCTGCGGCCGGGCCAGCCCGTGCGCTTCCGCCACGCCTGA
- a CDS encoding spermidine synthase: MPDAPERRLAESGYLARLEPSRHQPGSWTLVVDGTPQSHVDLERPEWLGFEYVRRIGHAIDLVAAEGEPITALHLGAGALTLPRYVAATRPGSRQQVVELERDLVEFVREHLPLPRGEQIRVRTGDAREVMQKLPAGLDGAVDVAVVDIFSGARTPAHVTSVEFHELLARRMHPTGIVTVNVADGAGLAFARSQAATLQHVHAHVAIAADASMLKGRRFGNVVMYASASPLPFDRMPRLLASDPAPAKLVDGDELRRFVAGARVVVDATAVPSPPPARSVFLSR; the protein is encoded by the coding sequence GTGCCCGACGCCCCAGAACGCCGCCTCGCCGAGAGCGGCTACCTCGCCCGCCTCGAGCCGTCGCGCCACCAGCCCGGCTCGTGGACCCTCGTCGTCGACGGCACTCCGCAGTCGCACGTCGACCTCGAACGACCCGAGTGGCTGGGCTTCGAGTACGTGCGCCGGATCGGGCACGCGATCGACCTCGTCGCCGCCGAGGGCGAGCCGATCACCGCGCTGCACCTCGGCGCCGGCGCGCTGACGCTGCCACGCTACGTCGCGGCCACACGCCCCGGATCGCGCCAGCAGGTCGTCGAGCTCGAACGCGACCTCGTCGAGTTCGTGCGCGAGCATCTGCCGCTGCCGCGCGGCGAGCAGATCCGGGTGCGCACGGGCGACGCACGCGAGGTGATGCAGAAGCTGCCCGCCGGTCTCGACGGAGCGGTCGACGTCGCGGTGGTCGACATCTTCTCGGGCGCGCGCACGCCAGCGCACGTGACGAGCGTGGAGTTCCACGAGCTGCTCGCCCGACGCATGCACCCCACCGGCATCGTCACGGTGAACGTCGCCGACGGCGCCGGGCTCGCGTTCGCCCGCTCGCAGGCCGCGACCCTGCAGCACGTGCACGCCCACGTCGCGATCGCGGCCGATGCGTCGATGCTGAAGGGCCGCCGCTTCGGCAACGTCGTGATGTACGCATCGGCGTCGCCGCTGCCCTTCGATCGGATGCCTCGCCTGCTCGCGAGCGATCCGGCCCCCGCGAAGCTCGTCGACGGTGACGAGCTGCGCCGCTTCGTCGCGGGCGCCCGCGTGGTGGTCGACGCGACGGCGGTGCCCAGCCCGCCGCCGGCCCGCTCGGTGTTCCTCTCGCGCTGA
- a CDS encoding spermidine synthase — protein MGIEFDVNGIAGGVTLLVDGHAQSHVDPADPTRLFFEYVRRIGHVIDAIGLPGEPIRALHLGGGGLTLPRYVEATRPGSHQLVVEHDAELVRQVRERLPLPAGADLAISVTDASTALPSLAPAAYDLVVLDLYTGLEPPAFTTDRGFLADALDRVAAGGVLVANVADAAGLARLRELARVVARVRPGADLLVAGDPTVLGGAEEGNAVLAAAPDGLPRLLEQRLRERGPHPAEVLVGPRLDFVLWDAC, from the coding sequence ATGGGCATCGAGTTCGACGTGAACGGCATCGCCGGTGGGGTCACCCTGCTCGTCGACGGGCACGCGCAGTCGCACGTCGATCCCGCCGACCCGACGCGGCTGTTCTTCGAGTACGTGCGGCGCATCGGACACGTGATCGACGCGATCGGGCTGCCGGGCGAGCCGATCCGGGCGCTGCACCTCGGCGGCGGCGGGCTCACCCTCCCCCGCTACGTCGAGGCGACCCGGCCCGGCTCGCATCAGCTCGTCGTCGAGCACGACGCCGAACTGGTTCGGCAGGTGCGCGAGCGGCTGCCGCTTCCGGCGGGTGCCGATCTGGCGATCTCGGTGACGGATGCCTCGACGGCGCTGCCGTCCCTCGCGCCCGCGGCGTACGACCTCGTGGTGCTCGATCTCTACACGGGTCTCGAGCCGCCCGCGTTCACGACGGATCGCGGGTTCCTGGCTGATGCGCTCGATCGCGTCGCGGCGGGCGGCGTGCTCGTCGCCAATGTCGCGGATGCCGCGGGGCTCGCCCGACTGCGAGAACTCGCGCGGGTCGTTGCGCGCGTGCGGCCCGGGGCCGACCTGCTCGTCGCCGGCGACCCGACCGTGCTCGGCGGAGCCGAAGAGGGCAATGCGGTGCTCGCCGCGGCGCCCGACGGGCTACCGAGGCTGCTCGAGCAGCGCCTCCGCGAACGCGGTCCGCATCCCGCCGAGGTGCTCGTCGGCCCGCGGCTCGACTTCGTGCTGTGGGATGCGTGCTGA